In Rhizobium sp. WSM4643, the following are encoded in one genomic region:
- a CDS encoding TldD/PmbA family protein produces the protein MSSEIDSSTLLSRASQLIDLARKAGADAADAVVVRSRSQSVSVRLGKVEGTESSESDDFSLRVFIGKRVASVSANPGFDLQALAERAVAMAKVSPEDPFACLADEASLAKSYPDLQLLDTTEVSSEMLREASLAAEAAALAVKGVTNSSGAGASAGMGGLVLVTSHGFEGSYMASRFGHSVSVIAGEGTGMERDYDFDSRLYYAELDDPAEIGRRAGERVIKRINPRQVPTGKDVTVIFDPRVARGFIGHIAGAINGAAVARKSSFLRDKMGQQVLKSGLSITDDPLIVRGPSSRPFDGEGVSGERLVMIEDGVLKHWFLSTSTARELGLETNGRGVRGGTAVSPSSTNLALEPGDISPEELIRSIGDGFYVTELIGHGVNMITGEYSRGATGFWIENGELTFPVSEVTIASNLKEMFMRLTPANDIDRKFGVAAPTFAIEGMTLAGR, from the coding sequence ATGTCCTCTGAAATTGATTCCTCGACACTTCTTTCCCGCGCAAGTCAATTGATCGATCTGGCAAGGAAGGCAGGGGCCGATGCCGCCGACGCTGTCGTCGTCCGGTCGCGCTCACAGTCGGTCAGCGTCCGCCTCGGCAAGGTCGAGGGCACGGAATCCTCCGAAAGCGACGATTTTTCCCTGCGCGTCTTCATCGGCAAGCGTGTCGCCAGTGTTTCGGCCAATCCGGGCTTCGATCTCCAGGCGCTGGCCGAACGCGCCGTCGCCATGGCCAAAGTCTCCCCGGAAGACCCCTTCGCCTGCCTGGCGGATGAGGCGAGCCTTGCGAAATCCTATCCCGACCTGCAATTGCTCGACACCACCGAGGTCTCCTCCGAGATGTTGCGCGAGGCGAGCCTTGCCGCAGAAGCAGCCGCCCTTGCGGTCAAGGGCGTCACCAATTCCTCCGGCGCCGGTGCGTCGGCCGGCATGGGTGGCCTCGTTCTTGTCACCTCGCACGGTTTCGAGGGCAGTTACATGGCCTCGCGTTTCGGCCATTCCGTCAGCGTCATCGCTGGCGAAGGCACCGGCATGGAACGCGACTATGATTTCGACAGCCGCCTCTATTATGCCGAGCTCGACGACCCCGCTGAAATCGGCCGTCGCGCCGGCGAACGGGTGATCAAGCGCATCAATCCGCGCCAGGTGCCGACCGGCAAGGACGTCACTGTGATCTTCGACCCACGTGTCGCCCGCGGCTTCATCGGCCATATCGCCGGAGCGATCAATGGTGCTGCCGTCGCCCGCAAGTCCAGCTTCCTGCGCGACAAGATGGGTCAACAGGTGCTGAAATCCGGCCTGTCGATCACCGACGATCCGCTGATCGTGCGGGGACCCTCCTCGCGGCCCTTCGATGGCGAGGGCGTGTCCGGCGAGCGGCTGGTGATGATCGAGGACGGCGTCTTGAAGCACTGGTTCCTCTCGACCTCGACCGCGCGCGAGTTGGGTCTGGAGACCAACGGCCGCGGCGTGCGCGGCGGCACTGCCGTCTCGCCCTCATCCACCAACCTTGCCCTGGAGCCGGGCGACATCTCGCCGGAGGAACTGATCCGCAGCATCGGTGACGGTTTCTACGTCACCGAATTGATCGGCCACGGCGTCAACATGATCACCGGCGAATACAGCCGCGGTGCCACCGGCTTCTGGATCGAGAACGGCGAACTCACCTTCCCGGTCTCCGAGGTGACGATCGCCTCGAACCTCAAGGAGATGTTCATGCGCCTGACGCCGGCAAACGACATCGACCGCAAATTCGGCGTCGCGGCCCCCACCTTCGCCATCGAAGGCATGACGCTCGCAGGGCGCTAG
- a CDS encoding GntR family transcriptional regulator yields MRTDTTFKRAFNDMIDIIRTLDLGEELPSENALRAQLGVSRTTVRKVLAGMSARGIIISEAHRRIIGEQPQQIARYPKEETLAISEQVETSFMEWMLRGDACPGTEINETELARKFGVATTIVREFLNRFQKYGLIEKRQNAGWVFKGFTASFALELFEIREMFEMRSARLFAALPDGSPLWKQIQSMRAAHLELLADIDARFQDFSELDSRFHRLITAVVPNRFIESFQDVIAMVFHYHYQWNKRDERARNEVAIGEHLALIEALESRNIPLIDRACRLHLTSARETLLHSIA; encoded by the coding sequence ATGCGAACGGATACGACCTTCAAGCGGGCATTCAATGATATGATCGATATCATTCGGACGCTCGATCTTGGGGAGGAATTGCCGTCCGAAAATGCACTGCGCGCCCAGCTTGGCGTGAGCAGAACAACGGTGCGGAAGGTGCTGGCCGGGATGTCCGCACGTGGGATCATCATATCTGAAGCGCACAGGCGGATTATAGGTGAACAACCGCAGCAGATAGCGCGCTATCCGAAGGAAGAGACCTTAGCCATTTCCGAACAGGTCGAGACGAGCTTCATGGAATGGATGCTGCGCGGCGATGCCTGTCCGGGTACAGAAATCAATGAGACGGAATTGGCTCGGAAATTCGGCGTCGCGACAACGATTGTCCGTGAGTTTCTCAATCGATTTCAGAAATATGGGCTGATCGAGAAGCGTCAGAATGCGGGCTGGGTTTTTAAAGGGTTCACAGCCAGTTTCGCACTCGAATTGTTCGAGATCAGAGAGATGTTCGAAATGCGCTCCGCACGGCTTTTCGCTGCCCTGCCCGACGGGTCGCCCCTCTGGAAACAGATCCAATCCATGCGGGCGGCACATTTAGAACTACTCGCGGATATCGACGCACGGTTTCAGGATTTCTCGGAGCTGGACAGCCGCTTCCACCGGCTGATTACGGCAGTCGTGCCAAACCGCTTTATCGAAAGTTTCCAAGACGTGATAGCCATGGTGTTTCACTATCACTATCAGTGGAACAAGCGTGATGAACGAGCGCGGAATGAGGTGGCCATTGGCGAACATCTCGCGCTGATCGAAGCCCTCGAAAGCCGCAATATCCCGTTGATCGATCGCGCATGCCGGTTGCATCTGACTTCCGCCCGCGAAACTTTGCTTCACTCGATCGCGTGA
- the lpxK gene encoding tetraacyldisaccharide 4'-kinase — MISEAPPFWWRKADWRAWLLLPLSFLYGRIAGHRMAHARRASVPVPVICIGNFTVGGAGKTPTALTIARAAKAKGLKPGFLSRGYGGSLDVTTVVDPGHHRAVAVGDEPLLLAQEALTVISRRRVEGAQRLVAEGADLIIMDDGFQSARLAIDYALLVIDATRGLGNGHIVPGGPVRAPIRQQLRSATALLKVGGGNAADRIVRIAARAAKPYFTASLKVRGDNTLAGTKVLAFAGIADPAKFFRTVESRGAEIVVAKSFGDHEHLTEEEIDDILTTAERQGLLIVTTSKDFVRLSGHHGKAAQLADRSLVIEVDMVFEDHLAPSLIIDRAIAACRERRLREMKAGIKSIPGKTEPL, encoded by the coding sequence ATGATATCCGAAGCGCCGCCGTTCTGGTGGAGGAAAGCCGATTGGCGGGCCTGGCTGCTGCTGCCGCTTTCTTTTCTCTATGGCCGTATCGCCGGCCACCGCATGGCCCATGCGCGCCGCGCCTCCGTGCCCGTTCCGGTCATCTGCATCGGCAATTTCACCGTCGGCGGCGCCGGCAAGACGCCGACGGCGCTGACGATCGCCCGCGCAGCCAAGGCGAAGGGCCTGAAGCCCGGCTTTCTCAGCAGGGGTTACGGCGGCTCGCTCGATGTGACGACCGTGGTCGATCCCGGTCATCACCGCGCGGTCGCCGTCGGCGATGAGCCGTTGCTGCTTGCCCAGGAGGCGCTGACGGTGATTTCGCGCCGGCGCGTCGAAGGGGCTCAGCGCCTGGTGGCGGAGGGCGCCGATCTCATCATCATGGATGACGGGTTCCAGAGCGCCCGGCTGGCGATCGACTATGCCCTGCTGGTCATCGACGCGACCCGCGGCCTCGGCAACGGCCATATCGTGCCGGGCGGTCCGGTCCGCGCGCCGATCCGCCAGCAGCTGCGGTCTGCGACGGCGCTGCTGAAGGTCGGCGGCGGCAATGCCGCCGACAGGATTGTCCGCATAGCGGCGCGCGCGGCAAAGCCCTATTTCACCGCATCGCTGAAAGTGCGCGGCGACAATACGCTGGCCGGCACGAAGGTGCTTGCCTTCGCCGGCATCGCCGATCCCGCCAAATTCTTCCGCACGGTCGAATCCCGCGGCGCCGAGATCGTCGTCGCCAAGTCCTTCGGAGATCACGAGCACCTGACCGAGGAGGAGATCGACGACATCCTGACGACCGCCGAACGGCAAGGCCTTCTGATCGTCACCACCTCCAAGGATTTCGTCCGCCTCTCCGGCCATCACGGCAAGGCGGCGCAGCTCGCCGACAGGAGCCTGGTGATCGAGGTCGATATGGTTTTCGAGGATCACCTCGCCCCCAGCCTCATCATCGACCGGGCGATCGCCGCCTGCCGCGAGCGACGGCTGCGAGAGATGAAGGCCGGGATTAAATCGATTCCGGGAAAGACTGAGCCGCTCTAA
- a CDS encoding ABC transporter permease, with the protein MEDSGILPQNSSRPGGSQDAAFHPRQSGITLGLRLLSLGPLLILIMLIAVVSLITPAFLKPVNLGNILAQTAVIAVVAMGQQLVILTRGIDLSVGSNLALATVIGGLVYQQVDSSIVVILAMLIAGAAIGAVNGLVFVYGRLPHPFIITLATLSICRGLALALAPGHTTMRGMPDAVTAIGGGTTFGVPNSFFAVAMFGLLFLILTKSMVFGRWVYAVGGAPNAARSMGIPAKGVLLATYVICGFCAGVGAVLLAGRTAAASPIYGNLLELDTIAAVIIGGASFLGGRGHLGHALIGAVLIGVIRNALNLLGVDVFFQMIAIGLVIVIAVEADVLRNHLEARARVLQSARVQ; encoded by the coding sequence TTGGAAGACTCCGGGATTCTGCCTCAGAATTCGTCGCGGCCTGGTGGTTCGCAGGATGCAGCCTTCCATCCGAGACAATCCGGCATCACTTTGGGGCTGAGGCTATTGAGCCTGGGCCCTCTATTGATCCTGATTATGCTCATCGCCGTCGTCAGTTTGATCACGCCGGCGTTTCTAAAGCCCGTTAATCTCGGGAACATCCTGGCCCAGACAGCAGTGATTGCTGTTGTGGCAATGGGGCAGCAGCTCGTTATCCTGACGCGCGGCATCGACCTGTCCGTAGGCTCGAATCTTGCGCTCGCGACGGTCATCGGCGGATTGGTGTACCAGCAGGTCGATTCCTCGATCGTCGTCATTTTGGCCATGCTGATTGCCGGTGCTGCTATCGGTGCGGTCAACGGCCTGGTCTTTGTCTATGGCCGGCTGCCACACCCCTTTATCATTACACTTGCGACTTTGAGTATCTGCCGCGGCCTCGCACTTGCATTGGCGCCCGGCCACACCACCATGCGCGGGATGCCCGATGCGGTGACAGCAATCGGCGGCGGCACGACGTTTGGTGTGCCCAATTCCTTCTTTGCCGTTGCGATGTTCGGGCTTCTTTTTCTGATCCTGACGAAGTCGATGGTCTTTGGCCGATGGGTCTATGCGGTCGGCGGCGCGCCGAATGCCGCCAGAAGCATGGGTATACCGGCAAAGGGTGTTCTGCTCGCAACCTACGTTATTTGCGGCTTTTGTGCAGGTGTCGGCGCGGTGCTGCTCGCAGGACGGACCGCCGCCGCCTCGCCAATTTACGGCAACCTTTTGGAACTCGACACGATTGCTGCAGTGATTATCGGCGGCGCCAGCTTCCTTGGCGGACGAGGCCATCTCGGCCACGCCCTGATCGGCGCCGTGCTGATCGGCGTTATCCGCAACGCCCTTAACCTTCTCGGGGTCGACGTGTTCTTTCAAATGATCGCGATTGGGCTCGTCATCGTCATCGCCGTAGAGGCCGACGTGCTTCGTAACCATCTCGAGGCGCGCGCGCGTGTGCTTCAATCGGCGAGAGTGCAATGA
- a CDS encoding DUF2093 domain-containing protein, with amino-acid sequence MNLFEGHGNREAKIRYLDGDFQILSPGSYVVCAMTGKQIPLDELRYWSVARQEPYADVISAIDADKRAGVLPNQRR; translated from the coding sequence ATGAATTTGTTCGAAGGACACGGAAACCGCGAGGCGAAGATCCGGTATCTCGATGGCGATTTCCAGATTCTCTCGCCCGGCTCCTATGTCGTCTGCGCGATGACGGGAAAACAGATCCCGCTCGACGAATTACGCTATTGGAGCGTCGCCCGGCAGGAGCCCTATGCCGACGTGATCTCGGCAATCGATGCCGACAAACGCGCCGGTGTGCTGCCGAACCAGCGGCGCTAG
- a CDS encoding DUF4170 domain-containing protein, which produces MTESGDKKQLLHLVFGGELESLDDVQFRDLQGLDIVGIFPDYATALTAWKAKAQQTVDNAHMRYFIVHMHRLLDPQEKAKGN; this is translated from the coding sequence ATGACTGAATCCGGTGACAAGAAGCAGCTTTTGCATCTCGTTTTTGGCGGCGAACTGGAAAGCCTCGATGACGTCCAGTTCCGTGATCTGCAGGGTCTCGATATCGTCGGCATTTTCCCGGATTATGCCACGGCGCTGACAGCCTGGAAGGCGAAGGCGCAGCAGACGGTCGACAATGCGCATATGCGCTACTTCATCGTCCACATGCATCGTCTCCTTGATCCGCAGGAAAAGGCCAAGGGCAACTGA
- the waaA gene encoding lipid IV(A) 3-deoxy-D-manno-octulosonic acid transferase, with translation MSSRMARFGLSAYRLAGTVASPVVGLYITYRTAKGKEDRARRLERFGYPSANRPQGPLIWFHAASVGETNAVIPLIREIRRREIHVVLTTGTITSAKLAAERLGQEAIHQYVPLDLKPSVSRFLDYWQPDCAIIAESEIWPATVLELGRRRIPQILINARMSDRSFARWRRRPAIAEALFENLALVIAQSDVDAERFRDLGAVPVITSGNLKVDTDAPPYDSAVFARYKKQIGDRKTWAAISTFDGEENAAAIVHRALRERDRQLTIIVPRHPERSDEIEAALVKQGLKVARRTRDDVLSADVDIFLGDTIGEMGLYLRLTEIAFVGRSLFAEGGQNPLEPAMLGCAILSGGHVQNFRDAYQKLARSGSARMVRDTEMLAKGVHYLLTNDEARRNMIEAGITAVHEMRGALTATVKGLEPYINPLTVKARLLPKAVAQV, from the coding sequence ATGAGTTCTCGGATGGCGCGCTTCGGTTTGAGCGCATACCGTCTGGCGGGAACCGTGGCCTCTCCTGTCGTCGGTCTCTATATCACCTACCGCACGGCCAAGGGCAAGGAAGACCGGGCGCGCCGCCTGGAGCGCTTCGGCTATCCGAGCGCCAACCGGCCACAGGGCCCGCTCATCTGGTTTCACGCGGCAAGCGTCGGTGAAACCAATGCCGTCATCCCGCTGATCCGCGAAATCCGTCGCCGCGAAATCCATGTCGTCCTGACAACCGGCACCATCACATCCGCCAAGCTCGCCGCCGAGCGCCTCGGCCAGGAAGCGATCCATCAATATGTGCCGCTCGACCTGAAGCCCTCCGTCAGCCGATTCCTCGACTATTGGCAGCCCGATTGCGCCATCATCGCCGAATCCGAGATCTGGCCGGCAACGGTGCTGGAGCTTGGCCGCCGCCGCATTCCGCAGATACTGATCAATGCCCGCATGTCGGACCGCTCCTTCGCCCGCTGGCGCCGCCGCCCGGCGATCGCCGAAGCCTTGTTCGAGAATCTTGCCCTCGTCATCGCCCAGTCGGATGTCGATGCCGAACGTTTCCGCGATCTCGGCGCCGTCCCCGTCATCACCTCGGGCAATCTGAAGGTCGATACCGACGCGCCGCCTTATGACAGCGCTGTCTTCGCCCGCTATAAGAAGCAGATCGGCGACCGCAAGACCTGGGCGGCGATCTCGACCTTCGACGGCGAGGAGAACGCTGCCGCCATCGTTCACCGGGCGTTGAGGGAGCGCGACCGTCAGTTGACGATCATCGTGCCGCGCCATCCCGAGCGTAGCGACGAGATCGAGGCGGCCCTGGTCAAGCAGGGGCTGAAGGTCGCCCGCCGCACCCGCGACGATGTCTTGTCCGCCGATGTCGATATCTTTCTCGGCGATACGATCGGCGAAATGGGCCTCTATTTGAGACTGACGGAAATCGCCTTCGTCGGCCGCTCGCTCTTTGCCGAAGGTGGCCAGAACCCGCTGGAGCCCGCCATGCTCGGCTGCGCCATTCTCTCCGGCGGCCATGTGCAGAATTTCCGCGATGCCTATCAGAAGCTTGCCCGCAGCGGCAGCGCCCGCATGGTGCGCGATACCGAAATGCTGGCCAAGGGCGTGCATTACCTGCTGACCAATGACGAAGCCCGCCGCAATATGATCGAAGCCGGCATCACCGCCGTGCACGAGATGCGCGGCGCGCTGACTGCGACAGTCAAGGGGCTGGAACCCTATATCAATCCGCTGACGGTGAAGGCGCGGCTGCTGCCCAAGGCCGTGGCCCAGGTCTGA
- a CDS encoding 3'(2'),5'-bisphosphate nucleotidase CysQ: MSDVEKARWQSDLALIADAAKEAGAVAFSFFNQSPEVWWKNKDRSPVSAADFAANKTLETILRKARPDYGWLSEETEDDADRLSRETLFIIDPIDGTRAFLGGQKVWCVSVAVVHRGRPVAGVLYAPALEEFYEAVEGGVALKNGVPFTVSAAGPEEMSRLAIGEDLLKAFPSEFRDRVTREKYIPSLAYRIAMVADGRLEGTFVKGNSHDWDLAAADLILVCAGGGLVDLDGRPIVYNRADVTHKVLCAAPTPRLGEFLAAFAGRRDS; encoded by the coding sequence ATGAGCGACGTGGAAAAGGCCCGCTGGCAAAGCGATCTCGCGCTGATCGCCGATGCTGCGAAAGAGGCGGGCGCCGTCGCTTTCAGCTTCTTCAACCAGTCGCCTGAAGTCTGGTGGAAGAATAAGGATCGCTCTCCCGTCAGCGCCGCCGATTTCGCCGCAAACAAGACTCTCGAGACCATCCTGCGCAAAGCCCGGCCGGATTATGGCTGGCTGTCGGAAGAAACCGAGGACGATGCCGACCGTCTCTCACGCGAGACGCTGTTCATCATCGATCCGATCGACGGCACGCGCGCCTTCCTTGGCGGCCAGAAGGTCTGGTGCGTCAGCGTCGCGGTGGTTCATCGCGGCCGGCCGGTCGCCGGTGTGCTCTATGCCCCGGCGCTCGAGGAGTTTTATGAGGCGGTCGAGGGCGGCGTGGCGCTGAAGAACGGCGTCCCCTTCACCGTCTCGGCCGCCGGACCGGAAGAGATGAGCCGCCTTGCGATCGGCGAAGACCTGCTGAAGGCCTTCCCGTCGGAGTTTCGCGACCGGGTCACGCGCGAGAAATACATTCCTTCGCTCGCCTATCGCATCGCCATGGTGGCGGACGGTCGTCTGGAAGGCACCTTCGTCAAGGGCAATTCACATGATTGGGACCTTGCTGCCGCCGATCTGATCCTCGTTTGCGCTGGCGGCGGTCTCGTCGACCTCGACGGCAGGCCGATCGTCTACAACCGCGCCGATGTCACCCATAAAGTCCTCTGCGCAGCCCCAACGCCCCGCCTTGGCGAATTCCTCGCGGCCTTTGCGGGACGACGAGACAGTTGA
- a CDS encoding ATP-binding cassette domain-containing protein has translation MNPASTTPALSVRNAQKRFGAIHALKNVSFDAYAGEVTALLGDNGAGKSTLVKCISGLHSLDEGEILVDGAPVSLHSTAAARRAGIETVYQDLALFDNLTPVQNFYCGREISFPSWLPRPLRFLNTGAMKREAASVIDRLKVKLPRFDAPVALMSGGQRQAIAVARAIVFARKLVVLDEPTAALGLRESRQVLDLIHQLKADGNAVIIITHNMEHVVEIADRAVVLRQGRKVGELKPTEANKQDLVAMIVGAEA, from the coding sequence ATGAACCCTGCATCGACCACACCGGCACTTTCGGTTCGAAACGCCCAGAAGCGCTTCGGCGCCATCCATGCCCTGAAAAATGTAAGCTTTGATGCCTATGCAGGTGAGGTAACCGCTCTCTTGGGTGACAATGGCGCAGGCAAGTCAACGCTCGTCAAGTGCATCAGTGGGCTTCATAGTCTCGACGAGGGAGAGATTCTCGTGGATGGTGCGCCCGTATCGCTCCATTCAACGGCGGCCGCCCGCCGCGCCGGTATTGAAACCGTCTATCAGGATCTGGCGCTTTTCGACAACCTGACCCCGGTGCAGAATTTCTATTGCGGACGAGAAATCTCTTTCCCCTCCTGGCTGCCGCGTCCGCTCCGCTTCCTCAACACCGGCGCGATGAAGCGGGAGGCAGCAAGTGTCATCGATCGCCTGAAGGTTAAACTGCCGAGATTCGACGCGCCGGTTGCGCTGATGTCTGGGGGGCAGCGGCAGGCGATCGCGGTCGCGCGCGCCATTGTTTTTGCGCGCAAGCTGGTGGTCCTTGACGAACCAACGGCCGCCCTCGGGCTTCGCGAGTCTCGCCAGGTTCTTGACCTTATCCATCAGCTCAAGGCCGACGGCAATGCCGTGATCATCATCACGCACAATATGGAGCATGTCGTCGAAATCGCCGATCGGGCGGTTGTGCTGCGGCAGGGTCGCAAGGTGGGTGAACTGAAGCCGACCGAAGCGAACAAGCAGGACCTTGTCGCGATGATTGTCGGCGCCGAGGCTTAA
- a CDS encoding sugar ABC transporter substrate-binding protein codes for MKPQSLLGALALLAVAAVPALAQEPVKLGFITKFPVPFFATMENAAKDYAKRNPGVEIIYGQGTSATDIEGQIAQIESMVTRGVQGIALTPVDPTVSTALDKAVAAGVKVVLMDNNIPDWKGRTALATTNNFAAGKIAGEYLKTVLKAGDTLGILEGVPGVPALDDRVNGMLEGLNGLDVKIVGKGATNCTEELGISVAEDLLTKNPDLKAIYAACGPPAAGAARAIKNAGTANDKIVLVGFDFCCGEEEALKSGVEDASVAQFPTKMAELGVDALVKSIRGEKVESLIDSGAALVTPENMAKFK; via the coding sequence ATGAAACCGCAATCCCTGCTGGGAGCTCTTGCGCTTCTGGCCGTCGCTGCAGTGCCGGCCTTGGCGCAGGAGCCGGTCAAGCTCGGCTTTATAACCAAATTCCCTGTACCATTCTTCGCAACAATGGAGAACGCCGCCAAAGATTATGCGAAGAGAAATCCCGGCGTCGAGATCATCTACGGGCAGGGCACATCAGCAACCGACATCGAGGGCCAGATTGCACAGATCGAATCCATGGTGACACGAGGCGTGCAGGGCATTGCCCTCACGCCAGTCGATCCTACCGTGTCGACTGCGCTGGACAAGGCGGTGGCGGCCGGCGTCAAGGTCGTGCTGATGGATAACAACATTCCGGATTGGAAAGGCAGGACGGCGCTTGCCACGACCAATAATTTCGCTGCGGGCAAAATCGCCGGCGAATATCTCAAGACTGTTCTTAAAGCCGGCGATACGCTCGGGATTCTCGAGGGCGTGCCCGGTGTGCCGGCGCTTGATGACCGCGTAAACGGTATGCTTGAAGGGCTGAACGGCCTTGATGTCAAGATCGTCGGGAAAGGCGCAACAAACTGCACCGAGGAGCTTGGGATCAGTGTCGCCGAGGATCTGCTGACGAAAAACCCGGATCTCAAGGCCATTTATGCCGCTTGCGGCCCGCCCGCTGCTGGCGCGGCGCGCGCAATCAAGAACGCTGGCACTGCCAATGACAAGATTGTGCTGGTCGGTTTCGATTTCTGCTGCGGCGAAGAGGAAGCGCTGAAGAGTGGAGTCGAGGATGCGTCGGTGGCGCAGTTCCCCACCAAGATGGCCGAACTCGGTGTGGATGCGCTGGTAAAATCGATTCGCGGAGAGAAGGTTGAGTCTTTGATCGATTCCGGCGCTGCGCTCGTGACGCCTGAGAATATGGCGAAGTTCAAGTGA
- a CDS encoding HAD family hydrolase, whose product MSAASPIKGILFDKDGTLLDYDESWLPVNRELARMAAQGDELLANRLLSACGMDPVTGHIIPDSLLAAGNTRQIASGLVAAGSMVDVDELTVRLDELFSSAAEFSVPVTDLAGFFARLHRRGFKLGVASSDNERSIRQTAERFGFARYVDYIAGYDSGFGVKPEPGMVLGFCAATGLSPEEVAIVGDNNHDLHMGLNAGTGLRIAVLTGTGSRETLAAAADHVLDDITAIETLLPDLQPA is encoded by the coding sequence ATGTCGGCAGCGTCCCCTATCAAAGGCATTCTCTTCGACAAGGACGGTACGCTGCTCGACTATGACGAGAGCTGGTTGCCGGTCAACCGCGAGCTTGCTCGCATGGCAGCTCAGGGGGATGAGCTTCTCGCCAACCGGCTGCTTTCCGCCTGCGGCATGGATCCGGTGACCGGCCATATCATTCCCGACAGCCTGCTTGCCGCCGGCAATACCCGCCAGATCGCTTCGGGCCTCGTTGCGGCGGGCTCGATGGTCGATGTCGACGAGTTGACGGTCCGCCTCGACGAGCTCTTTTCCAGCGCCGCCGAATTTTCTGTGCCGGTGACCGACCTCGCCGGTTTTTTCGCCCGGCTGCATCGGCGCGGCTTCAAGCTCGGTGTCGCCTCCAGCGACAATGAACGGTCGATCCGCCAGACGGCCGAACGCTTCGGTTTCGCCCGTTATGTCGATTATATCGCCGGCTACGACAGCGGCTTCGGCGTCAAGCCGGAGCCGGGCATGGTGCTCGGCTTCTGCGCTGCGACCGGTCTTTCGCCTGAAGAGGTCGCCATTGTCGGCGACAACAATCACGATCTGCACATGGGTCTGAATGCCGGCACCGGCCTGAGGATCGCGGTGCTGACCGGCACCGGTTCGCGGGAGACGCTGGCCGCCGCGGCCGATCATGTACTCGACGATATCACCGCCATCGAGACCCTGCTGCCGGACCTGCAGCCGGCCTGA